From Triticum urartu cultivar G1812 chromosome 2, Tu2.1, whole genome shotgun sequence, a single genomic window includes:
- the LOC125534087 gene encoding uncharacterized protein LOC125534087 — translation MAKCLAVALLLLVALAYCDGRELNQKGQALATARGAGGGIGEEKIMGLPELPLVGTVTGTSTVTGPAVVLPAVVLPAIPAHP, via the coding sequence ATGGCAAAGTGCCTCGCGGTCGCACTCCTCCTCCTGGTGGCGCTCGCGTACTGCGACGGGAGGGAGCTGAACCAGAAGGGCCAGGCACTTGCAACGGCACGCGGTGCCGGTGGTGGCATCGGCGAGGAGAAGATTATGGGGTTGCCAGAGTTGCCGCTTGTGGGAACCGTTACAGGGACCAGTACCGTTACCGGCCCTGCGGTGGTGCTTCCTGCCGTGGTGCTTCCTGCTATCCCGGCTCACCCATGA